The Halobacillus ihumii genomic sequence TTGAAGGTCAGAGGGTTCCACATCATACATCACTTCGATTTCTTTTGCGAAAAGAAGACCTTCTTTATTAAGCAGGTATGATAAGGAAGCTGGTTGACTTGGCTTTGGATCTTCTCCATTTAAGATTTGGGATAGTCCGGAAACGTAGAAATCCAACGGACGATTCCCAACCATTTTTACACCTTTCTGTTCTTCATTGACGATGATAAGGGTTGGAAAACCTCTGACACCCAATTTTGCTGCAAGCGCAAAGTCTTCTTCTAATAATTGCTGTCCCATTTGTTCTTCTGCCTCTTTTACAATTGCCTCTCCATCGAGACCAAGATTATTAACAAGTTCAATCATAACGGACTTCTCGGCAATATTTTGATTGAATGCAAACAGCGCTTCTCTTGCCCGGCGTAAATATTCATAGGCCCTTTCATCATCGTGATATTTTTGAATGACTTTATAGACGCGTGATGGAGGGAAGGATGATTGCACTGGATTGTCAATCATGAGTGATCCATCAATGGGCATGCGCGAATGTTCGC encodes the following:
- a CDS encoding DsbA family protein; translation: MTKNNSMICDLETGVCGPAEEEAMEAIDLNQPKKTIDLYYVTDPICSHCWALEPILHRFKEQYGHYFNFHTVMGGLLEKWHDGPIDPANGISVPADVAEHWREIGEHSRMPIDGSLMIDNPVQSSFPPSRVYKVIQKYHDDERAYEYLRRAREALFAFNQNIAEKSVMIELVNNLGLDGEAIVKEAEEQMGQQLLEEDFALAAKLGVRGFPTLIIVNEEQKGVKMVGNRPLDFYVSGLSQILNGEDPKPSQPASLSYLLNKEGLLFAKEIEVMYDVEPSDLQAFVEKELTPGSYEAREVLDEKYYVKQ